Part of the Elgaria multicarinata webbii isolate HBS135686 ecotype San Diego chromosome 5, rElgMul1.1.pri, whole genome shotgun sequence genome, tggtcactgtgtgaacagaatgctggactagatggacctttggtctgatccaccatggctcttcttatattcttctcAGGCTTACTGGTGGTAACTGGTCCTAAAGGAACCTCCTCTCCAGATAAACTTTCTCTGAGATAGAACATGTGGCCAGACCTGAATGCTAGCAAGTTCCTGTTCTACCTGTACAACAAAAAGGGCAACTAGTAGGTGGAGCAATATGGGTAGCGGGCCAGTAGCTGATGCAGAAGGATAACCTAGGGATCTTCTCTTAGCTAAGTATTGCCTAGTGACTGAGAGAATGCAGCAGATTTTGGAACTATATAGTAGGCATTGGCCTGGGATTGTCTCTCTGGGGATCACCCAGTTTCCAACAGCAGAAGGTTTCTGGCCTCTGGTATTACCATCCCAACATGGACTGCCTGCAGTTCCCTCCAGAAACCAGCAGCCCCAAAGAGTGATGGAAGTAGGGAGTCCTTTGCCTGACCCCTAGGGATCTGGGGTTCAGCTCCATGGAACTTGACATAACTTGTGGATGAGTATCATAGAAGGATATGCACCCATCACTGAGCTTATGGTCCCAAAGAACAATTGGAACTGAAGAGCAGAAGCCTCTCACAGCCCCAATCACCTCTTAGGAAGCAGGCATATTCTGATACATATGAGTAGGTGGGAACTGGAGCTGGGACCAGCCAAGGCAGAAGTAGCTGTTCAACTTAACCATTCCTATACATTGTACTTTTGAAGATTCTTTCAATGTGGCATGTTGAGGTTTTACTTTTAACACCGAATCACCATGTGAGTCTTCTAATAAACAAACCCATGAGCGTTACCTCAGTCATGATGAATTTCAAGACTTTTACATGGCTGCGTAGCTCCTTGCAGTTCAGTCAGCCTTTTCAGATATTTACAAATTGCAATATTTGTGTAAAGCTGCTCATGTGTATAAATCAGGATCAGGAAATACTGGCTTAAGCCCTTTATGTGACTTCTTGCAAATTCAATTACTGACATTTTGGTTTCAGTTCATAGGATTCATTTGCTTGTGGTGTACACTTCAACACTCCCATAGTAGTATTTGAAACTTCTGTACAACTAGTGCATATCATAGAGTTACAAGGGTAACGAGCATAGCTATAGTTTCTTAGTACTTGCCAACTCCTCTCTGAAAATTATTTGAAGGTCTCAATATGTATTTTTATGGCCTGTGTGATACATGCCATATTAAAGCTATCCTGTTTTCATTTCAGCATGTTGATGCAATATCTAACATTTCACCAAGAGAAGAAAGTTAAAGGACAAATAATTTTCCTCACAAGCACAGGTGTGTCCTGAAATGTTTTTTGCTGCTGCAAACTTTCCATTGGCTTTGAAAGTTGTTCAACCAGATGGATAACTTTATCCTTTCCAGTCAATGGGGAACAGTGGAATGCTCAAAATGACCATGAAACAGCCAAGTGCTAACCAGTGTGCCTCGGATCCAAACTGGTTTGTGCTAGCGGCGTTCTTTCAACATAACCATACAAGCCTGAGCTGCTTAGGAAAGGCTTCTCTTCAGCAGATGAGTTGAGTCTGCAGAACCTACCAAACAGCTCTGCATGTGAAGAATGCGTATCTAGAGCACCATCCCTGTAGTGCTTTCTGGGGTTGAAGAGATGGCTGCTGCAGCTCTTCAATTCGCTGGACTGATCCTTGCAGGCATCGGCTCAGTTGGGACATTTGCCATCACTGGCATGCCTCAGTGGCGAGTGACTGCTTTCATTGAGAGCAACGTGGTGGTCTTCGAAACCACCTGGGAAGGACTCTGGATGAATTGCATAAGGCAAGCGAACATCAGGATGCAATGCAAGGTCTATGACTCCCTTTTGGCATTGTCCCCTGACCTCCAGGCTTCAAGAGGTTTGATGTGTGCAGCTTCAGCTGTGGCGTGCCTTGCTTTTGCAGTTGCTGTTCTTGGCATGAAGTGCACCCAGTGCACTGGAAATGATGACCGAATAAAAGGCTATATTTTGCTGGCTGGTGGCCTCACTTTCATTTTCTGTGGCATTGTTGTACTCATCCCAGTGTGCTTCGTTGCCCATAACATCATCCGAGACTTCTACAATCCAGTCATCACAGTAGGTCAGAAGCGAGAGCTTGGAGAAGCTCTTTACATAGGGTGGGTGTCTGCCTTTTGTCTCGTTGCTGGAGGGGCCATTCTCTGTTGCTTCTGCCAACGCAATGAAAAAACCAGAAGCTATCGGTACTCTGTGCCTTCGCAACCTACAGCCTACCGCAGCCACCACAGCCAAAGAAGAGCTGAGAGTTCATACTCTAAAAGTCAGTATGTTTAGTAATCTCTTCACTCACTACT contains:
- the LOC134399521 gene encoding claudin-8-like, with translation MAAAALQFAGLILAGIGSVGTFAITGMPQWRVTAFIESNVVVFETTWEGLWMNCIRQANIRMQCKVYDSLLALSPDLQASRGLMCAASAVACLAFAVAVLGMKCTQCTGNDDRIKGYILLAGGLTFIFCGIVVLIPVCFVAHNIIRDFYNPVITVGQKRELGEALYIGWVSAFCLVAGGAILCCFCQRNEKTRSYRYSVPSQPTAYRSHHSQRRAESSYSKSQYV